The following coding sequences lie in one Apus apus isolate bApuApu2 chromosome 16, bApuApu2.pri.cur, whole genome shotgun sequence genomic window:
- the POP5 gene encoding ribonuclease P/MRP protein subunit POP5 translates to MVRFKNRYVLCEVVSEDPRCRQCIEDRAVGLAVREAIGRVHGDYGLACCSISFTVKYLNAYTGTVLLRCRKDSHQLLCSALPFVRHLESRSQRYPCALRTLHVGGTIRTCQKFLIQYNRRQLLMLLQNCTNEEERRCVQKSLLSCCLTEEQSQSGDEEDDDGTETD, encoded by the exons ATGGTTCGCTTCAAGAACAG GTACGTGCTGTGCGAGGTGGTTTCGGAGGACCCGCGGTGCCGGCAGTGTATCGAGGACCGCGCGGTGGGCCTCGCCGTCAGAGAGGCCATAGGGCGGGTTCACGGGGACTACGGCCTGGCCTgctgctccatctccttcaCAG TGAAGTACCTGAACGCCTACACCGGGACCGTGCTGCTGCGGTGCCGCAAGGACTcgcaccagctgctctgctccgCGCTGCCCTTCGTCAGGCACCTGGAGAGCCGCAGCCAGCGCTACCCCTGCGCCCTCCGCACCCTGCACGTCGGAG GTACTATAAGAACATGTCAGAAATTTCTAATTCAGTATAACAGAAGGCAGCTGCTGATGTTGTTGCAAAACTGTACAAATGAAG AGGAAAGACGGTGTGTACAGAAGTCCTTGTTGAGCTGTTGCCTTACAGAAGAGCAGTCTCAAAGTGGTGATGAAGAAGATGATGATGGCACAGAGACAGACTGA